In Sorghum bicolor cultivar BTx623 chromosome 8, Sorghum_bicolor_NCBIv3, whole genome shotgun sequence, one genomic interval encodes:
- the LOC8063245 gene encoding NAC domain-containing protein 83, with protein MEVKDAAKPRLPPGFRFRPTDEELIVHYLRRRALASPLPPAVDIPDVRILAHDPSDLLPPGFSEQERYFFTCKEAKYVKGRRANRATGAGYWKATGKEKPVAVAVPATRGGQGQAVLVGMKRSLVFYRGKPPTGSKTDWVMHEYRLAGAGLAPCRRATAQQDGDGDAAVSRPAEGWVLCRVFRKKKGSAAAARPGDRSDGDGDEGEEAGESESAGAGGPGFIDFFARADAAGRRRRAASPVVSSSCLTDASPERQQGREQETTSRGA; from the exons ATGGAGGTGAAGGATGCTGCGAAGCCGAGGCTGCCGCCGGGGTTCAGGTTCCGGCCCACGGACGAGGAGTTGATCGTTCACTACCTCCGGCGCCGCGCGCTGGCCTCCCCGCTGCCGCCCGCCGTCGACATCCCGGACGTCCGCATCCTGGCGCACGACCCTTCCGACCTGCTGCCCCCAG GGTTCAGCGAGCAGGAGCGCTACTTCTTCACGTGCAAGGAGGCCAAGTACGTGAAGGGCCGGCGCGCCAACCGCGCCACGGGGGCCGGGTACTGGAAGGCCACAGGCAAGGAGAAGCCGGTGGCCGTGGCGGTCCCGGCGACTCGGGGCGGCCAGGGCCAGGCCGTGCTTGTGGGCATGAAGCGCTCGTTGGTGTTCTACCGGGGGAAGCCACCGACGGGGAGCAAGACGGACTGGGTTATGCACGAGTACCGGCTCGCGGGCGCCGGGCTCGCCCCGTGCCGCCGCGCGACAGCGCAGcaggacggcgacggcgacgcggCGGTGTCGCGGCCGGCCGAGGGCTGGGTGCTGTGCCGCGTGTTCCGGAAGAAGAAgggctccgccgccgccgcgaggcCTGGCGACCggagcgacggcgacggcgatgaGGGCGAGGAGGCCGGCGAGAGCGAGAGCGCGGGCGCTGGCGGGCCGGGGTTCATCGACTTCttcgcgcgcgcggacgcggcggGGCGGCGGCGTCGCGCGGCGTCGCCCGTGGTGTCGAGCAGCTGCCTGACGGACGCGTCGCCCGAGCGGCAGCAGGGGCGGGAGCAGGAGACCACCAGCAGAGGCGCGTGA